A section of the Saccharopolyspora gregorii genome encodes:
- a CDS encoding helix-turn-helix domain-containing protein, with product MAWSTREIAELAGTSLRAVRHYHDVGLLAEPERRSNGYKQYGVAHLVRLLRIKRLTDLGFSLSQIAEMGEADDHPEEALRTLDAELATTIERLQRARVELNLILRQSAPTDLPREFAPAAKKATLSDADRSLVVVMSRVLGPQGVQAYSDMLQDMPPDPMSAEFDALPADADDAACRALAERTAPFVRELYREFPGLHKANVDAPSGLRFARETMGKAIVDLYNPAQINVLVHLEQILVADPMPQPEDEETP from the coding sequence GTGGCGTGGAGCACTCGGGAGATCGCCGAGCTGGCCGGGACGAGCCTGCGGGCGGTGCGGCACTACCACGACGTCGGCCTGCTGGCCGAGCCCGAACGGCGGTCGAACGGCTACAAGCAGTACGGCGTGGCACACCTGGTGCGGCTGCTGCGGATCAAGCGGCTCACCGATCTGGGGTTCTCGCTGTCGCAGATCGCGGAGATGGGCGAGGCCGACGACCACCCGGAGGAGGCGCTGCGCACCCTCGACGCGGAGCTCGCCACCACGATCGAACGCCTGCAACGCGCCCGCGTGGAGCTCAACCTGATCCTCCGCCAGTCCGCGCCGACCGATCTGCCGAGGGAGTTCGCCCCGGCGGCGAAGAAGGCGACGCTGTCCGATGCGGACCGTTCGCTGGTAGTGGTGATGTCCCGGGTGCTCGGCCCGCAGGGCGTGCAGGCCTACTCGGACATGTTGCAGGACATGCCGCCGGACCCGATGAGCGCCGAGTTCGACGCGCTGCCGGCGGACGCCGACGACGCCGCCTGCCGGGCCTTGGCAGAGCGGACCGCACCGTTCGTCCGCGAGCTGTACCGCGAGTTCCCCGGGCTGCACAAGGCGAACGTCGACGCGCCGAGCGGCCTGCGCTTCGCGCGGGAGACCATGGGCAAGGCCATCGTCGACCTCTACAACCCGGCGCAGATCAACGTCCTGGTGCACCTGGAGCAGATCCTGGTCGCGGACCCGATGCCGCAGCCGGAAGACGAGGAGACGCCGTGA
- a CDS encoding GOLPH3/VPS74 family protein, which produces MNESLPDRMFLLSYDVDKGKLDAASVLVRGSLLRAAAVVELVERGLLREGGGKAERTPAAAPEDAFLAHVLDAVREDRPRRWTTLIDTGFQHAEGAVRDRLAAAGVITAERRRALGLFPVHDITATAPGQVRELQARVRDVVLGGRPPTAHEPQDVVLAAFALEGDVRTAFTGKERRAHRDAAKAVAAHVDERLPHLRKALTLSIAARRSAATA; this is translated from the coding sequence GTGAACGAGTCGTTGCCGGACCGGATGTTCCTGCTGTCCTACGACGTGGACAAGGGCAAGCTCGATGCGGCGAGCGTGCTGGTGCGCGGATCGCTGCTGCGCGCGGCCGCGGTCGTCGAGCTCGTCGAACGGGGCCTGCTGCGCGAGGGCGGCGGCAAGGCCGAACGCACCCCGGCCGCGGCGCCGGAGGACGCGTTCCTCGCCCACGTGCTCGACGCCGTCCGCGAGGACCGGCCGCGCCGCTGGACCACGCTCATCGACACGGGCTTCCAGCACGCGGAGGGCGCGGTGCGCGACCGGCTCGCCGCCGCCGGGGTGATCACCGCGGAGCGGCGTCGCGCGCTGGGCCTGTTCCCGGTCCACGACATCACCGCCACCGCCCCCGGGCAGGTCCGGGAGTTGCAGGCGCGGGTGCGGGACGTGGTGCTGGGCGGGCGCCCGCCCACCGCGCACGAACCGCAGGACGTGGTGCTGGCCGCGTTCGCCCTCGAAGGCGACGTGCGCACCGCGTTCACCGGCAAGGAGCGGCGGGCGCACCGAGACGCGGCGAAAGCCGTCGCCGCGCACGTCGACGAGCGGCTGCCGCACCTGCGCAAAGCGCTGACCTTGTCCATCGCGGCCCGCCGGAGCGCGGCGACCGCGTGA
- a CDS encoding aldo/keto reductase, whose protein sequence is MRQRKLGTTGPVSSALGLGAMGMSGEAYGASDRAESIATVHRALDAGVTLIDTGDFYAMGHNELLLAEALRDRNREDYLLSVKFGALRGPGMRFGGQDNRPAAVRNFLAYSLQRLGTDHIDVYRPARLDPAVPIEDTIGAIAEMVEAGHVRHIGLSEVDADTIRRAHAVHPIADLQIEYSLLSRAVEAEVLPTLRELGIGLTAYGVLGRGLISGHWSAERSGAAGDARGASPRFSSGNVEHNLALVEELRRVADEKGCTVAQLAIAWVAAQGEDVVPLVGARTRDRLAEALPAADLHLTADDLARIEAAVPAGSARGDRYPAAFMSELGVGN, encoded by the coding sequence ATGCGGCAACGAAAGCTGGGGACGACCGGACCGGTGAGCTCCGCGCTGGGGCTCGGCGCGATGGGCATGTCCGGGGAGGCGTACGGCGCGTCCGACCGGGCGGAGAGCATCGCCACCGTGCACCGCGCGCTGGACGCGGGGGTCACGCTCATCGACACCGGCGACTTCTACGCGATGGGCCACAACGAACTGCTGCTCGCCGAGGCGCTGCGCGACCGGAACCGGGAGGACTACCTGCTGAGCGTCAAGTTCGGCGCGCTCCGCGGCCCCGGTATGCGCTTCGGCGGGCAGGACAACCGGCCGGCGGCGGTGCGGAACTTCCTGGCCTACTCGCTGCAGCGGCTGGGCACCGACCACATCGACGTGTACCGGCCCGCGCGGCTCGACCCGGCGGTGCCCATCGAGGACACCATCGGGGCGATCGCCGAGATGGTGGAGGCCGGGCACGTGCGCCACATCGGTCTCTCCGAGGTGGACGCGGACACGATCCGCCGGGCCCACGCGGTGCACCCGATCGCGGACCTGCAGATCGAGTACTCGCTGCTGTCCCGCGCGGTGGAGGCCGAGGTGCTGCCGACGCTGCGCGAGCTCGGCATCGGCCTGACCGCGTACGGCGTGCTGGGCCGCGGCCTCATCTCCGGGCACTGGAGCGCGGAGCGCAGCGGTGCCGCCGGGGACGCGCGCGGGGCGTCGCCGCGGTTCTCCAGCGGCAACGTGGAGCACAACCTGGCGCTGGTGGAGGAGCTGCGCCGGGTCGCGGACGAGAAGGGCTGCACCGTCGCCCAGCTGGCCATCGCGTGGGTCGCCGCGCAGGGCGAGGACGTGGTGCCGCTGGTCGGCGCCCGCACCCGCGACCGGCTGGCGGAGGCGCTGCCCGCCGCGGACCTGCACCTCACCGCCGACGACCTGGCGCGGATCGAGGCGGCGGTGCCCGCCGGTTCCGCCCGCGGCGACCGCTACCCGGCCGCGTTCATGTCCGAGCTCGGCGTCGGGAACTGA
- a CDS encoding helix-turn-helix domain-containing protein → MQRDALADFLRRRREAVRPAQVGLPAGPRRRTAGLRREEVAMLAGMSVDYVVRLEQGRSSQPSTQLLGALARALRLSDDECAHLFHLAGHHPPHAAGTARTARAGLVRMLDLLGDTPALVLSDLGEVLAQNPASLALMGDQTRFTGDDRYLVHRWFTDPDVQLRHLPEEHDRHSHQLVADLRATAGRRADDPEVAALVERLRAASDEFRRRWDEHEVAVRRADRKTLVHPRVGPLLMDCETLVTPDQRQQLLVLTPADTDTRERLDLLLVLGTEEFPADAPPR, encoded by the coding sequence GTGCAGCGTGATGCCCTGGCCGATTTCCTGCGCCGCCGCCGCGAAGCGGTCCGCCCCGCCCAGGTGGGGCTGCCCGCCGGGCCGCGGCGCCGCACCGCCGGACTCCGCCGGGAGGAGGTGGCGATGCTGGCGGGCATGTCGGTGGACTACGTGGTGCGCCTGGAGCAGGGCCGCAGCAGCCAGCCGTCGACGCAGCTGCTCGGCGCGCTGGCGCGGGCGCTGCGGCTGTCCGACGACGAGTGCGCGCACCTGTTCCACCTCGCCGGGCACCACCCGCCGCACGCGGCCGGGACGGCCCGCACGGCCCGCGCCGGGCTGGTGCGGATGCTCGACCTGCTCGGCGACACGCCCGCGCTGGTGCTGTCCGACCTGGGCGAGGTGCTGGCGCAGAACCCGGCGAGCCTGGCGCTGATGGGCGACCAGACCCGGTTCACCGGCGACGACCGCTACCTGGTGCACCGGTGGTTCACCGACCCCGACGTGCAGCTGCGGCACCTGCCGGAGGAGCACGACCGGCACTCCCACCAGCTGGTCGCGGACCTGCGGGCGACCGCGGGCCGCCGCGCGGACGATCCGGAGGTGGCCGCGCTGGTGGAACGGCTGCGGGCGGCGAGCGACGAGTTCCGGCGGCGCTGGGACGAGCACGAGGTGGCCGTCCGCCGCGCCGACCGCAAGACCCTGGTGCACCCGCGGGTGGGGCCGCTGCTGATGGACTGCGAAACGCTCGTCACCCCGGACCAGCGCCAGCAGCTGCTGGTCCTCACCCCCGCCGACACCGACACCCGCGAACGCCTGGACCTCCTCCTGGTCCTCGGCACCGAGGAGTTCCCGGCGGACGCCCCACCCCGGTGA
- a CDS encoding helix-turn-helix domain-containing protein yields MARSKAGSPKARTLAAELRKLRMDSGVGVRELARRMGFSHGWVTRTEAGSRPITVEDVSAILSALELSSTERERLVEMAREVDDPDWIRPGIPGVRDELVTLIEYERTATTITEVAPLLIPGLLQTSDYARAVMSDLPAAEREAKIGLRAGRRDLLEKRNGPKFEAIIAEQALTDQVCAPEEQVDQLRHLRKLSGKPNISIRVLPRGLHRWTPMRGGHFMFFEFPQAAPIVHVEMLASGVFISRPATIAAHREAVGTLRRETMSEERTTDLISSHIERAEEQDTWNSR; encoded by the coding sequence ATGGCGCGATCCAAAGCAGGAAGCCCGAAAGCTCGGACGCTGGCCGCAGAACTGCGCAAACTCCGCATGGATTCAGGTGTCGGCGTGCGTGAACTGGCTCGCCGAATGGGCTTTTCGCACGGTTGGGTCACGCGCACCGAAGCGGGATCCCGGCCGATCACCGTCGAAGACGTCAGCGCGATCCTCTCCGCACTGGAGCTATCGAGCACCGAGCGCGAGCGCCTCGTCGAGATGGCCCGCGAGGTCGATGATCCGGACTGGATCAGACCTGGCATCCCAGGAGTGCGCGACGAACTGGTGACCCTGATCGAGTACGAGCGCACCGCGACCACGATCACCGAAGTCGCACCACTGTTGATCCCCGGCCTGTTGCAGACTTCGGACTACGCTCGAGCCGTCATGAGCGATCTCCCCGCTGCCGAACGCGAAGCGAAGATCGGGCTGCGGGCCGGGCGGCGCGACCTGCTGGAGAAGCGGAACGGCCCGAAGTTCGAAGCGATCATAGCCGAGCAAGCCCTGACCGATCAGGTTTGCGCACCGGAGGAACAGGTCGATCAGCTCCGCCACCTTCGGAAACTGTCCGGGAAACCCAACATCTCCATCAGAGTGCTGCCGCGAGGACTGCACCGATGGACGCCCATGCGCGGCGGTCACTTCATGTTCTTCGAGTTCCCGCAGGCCGCACCGATCGTGCACGTGGAGATGCTGGCGAGCGGTGTGTTCATTTCGCGACCGGCGACGATCGCCGCGCACCGCGAGGCCGTCGGTACTCTCCGGCGGGAAACGATGAGCGAGGAGCGGACCACGGACCTCATCTCCTCCCACATCGAGCGCGCAGAGGAGCAGGACACATGGAACAGCAGGTGA
- a CDS encoding DUF397 domain-containing protein, whose translation MEQQVTGWRKSSRSGQQTACVEVGRVGGGAAVRDSKDRGAGHFTTTGAQWAAFVRAAKDGRFDG comes from the coding sequence ATGGAACAGCAGGTGACGGGCTGGCGGAAGTCCTCCCGATCCGGGCAGCAGACCGCGTGCGTCGAGGTCGGCCGGGTCGGGGGAGGTGCCGCGGTGCGGGACAGCAAGGACCGGGGCGCGGGCCACTTCACCACCACCGGCGCGCAGTGGGCCGCGTTCGTGCGGGCCGCCAAGGACGGCCGCTTCGACGGTTGA
- a CDS encoding VanZ family protein, with amino-acid sequence MADAYLLPIRTAAVLFPLLAFVLLVPVAVVLYRRHGVMRWWALSFYAFLYYVITAYCLVLMPLPGTAVDVCREYPRMGRWQLTPGNTFADVWKESGHRVTFGDLVLHNSAVIETGFNLLLLLPLGVFLRYHFRRGPWTSLAVAAGVALSFEVTQGTGVFGIYPCPYRLFDVDDLVVNTLGAMLGWWLGGQVGRAMPALNALDERVLARHPVPFGRRVVALVLDIAGAAVLSALALVVVITFGLPAWWGPAVVFGGWFVALPAWTGATPGKRLLLLELVDDSGARPAAWRLLLRAAVLAVPFLPPLLLLVVATGVLWGRGTPGAVLEVFRSGELHENVLLVALAGVAAGLLSMVFVALYALVVRLHPKDRSLHELASGVHNRARPHHNAPRPVPKPQRSDEPVAAP; translated from the coding sequence GTGGCCGACGCGTACCTCCTGCCGATCCGCACCGCAGCGGTGCTGTTCCCGCTCCTCGCCTTCGTCCTGCTCGTCCCGGTGGCCGTGGTGCTCTACCGCAGGCACGGCGTGATGCGCTGGTGGGCGCTGTCGTTCTACGCCTTCCTGTACTACGTGATCACCGCGTACTGCCTGGTGCTGATGCCGCTGCCGGGCACCGCGGTGGACGTGTGCCGCGAATACCCGCGGATGGGGCGGTGGCAGCTGACACCGGGCAACACGTTCGCGGACGTGTGGAAGGAATCCGGGCACCGGGTGACCTTCGGCGATCTGGTGCTGCACAACTCGGCGGTGATCGAGACCGGGTTCAACCTGCTCCTGCTGCTGCCGCTGGGCGTGTTCCTGCGCTACCACTTCCGACGCGGGCCGTGGACGTCGCTGGCGGTGGCGGCGGGCGTGGCGCTGTCGTTCGAGGTGACGCAGGGGACCGGCGTGTTCGGTATCTACCCGTGTCCGTACCGGTTGTTCGACGTGGACGACCTGGTGGTGAACACGCTCGGCGCGATGCTCGGCTGGTGGCTCGGCGGGCAGGTGGGGCGCGCGATGCCCGCGCTGAACGCCCTGGACGAGCGGGTGCTGGCCCGGCATCCCGTCCCGTTCGGGCGTCGGGTGGTGGCGCTGGTGCTGGACATCGCGGGGGCCGCGGTGCTGAGCGCGCTCGCCCTGGTCGTGGTGATCACGTTCGGCCTGCCCGCGTGGTGGGGGCCCGCGGTGGTGTTCGGCGGCTGGTTCGTGGCGCTGCCCGCGTGGACCGGGGCGACGCCGGGCAAGCGCTTGCTGTTGCTGGAGCTCGTCGACGACTCGGGTGCTCGTCCGGCGGCGTGGCGGCTGCTGCTGCGCGCCGCGGTGCTGGCGGTGCCGTTCCTGCCACCGCTGCTGCTCCTGGTGGTGGCGACCGGGGTGCTGTGGGGCCGGGGCACGCCGGGCGCGGTGCTGGAGGTGTTCCGCTCCGGCGAGCTCCACGAGAACGTGCTGCTGGTGGCCTTGGCCGGGGTGGCGGCCGGGCTGCTGTCGATGGTGTTCGTCGCGCTGTACGCCCTGGTGGTGCGGCTGCACCCGAAGGACCGCAGCCTGCACGAGCTGGCGTCCGGAGTGCACAACCGGGCCCGCCCGCACCACAACGCACCCCGCCCGGTGCCCAAACCGCAGCGCAGCGACGAGCCGGTCGCGGCGCCGTAG
- a CDS encoding HAD-IA family hydrolase, protein MTARFRPRALLFDMDGTLVDSTAVVERVWHDFAERHGLNAADILIDSHGRRGGETVARHLPAGADVAAETARIDEQELRDLAGVVAIPGAAELLAGLPAGSWALVTSAGPALAARRMAAVGLPMPDVVVTGEDVRRGKPDPEGYLQAAAALGVPATEALIFEDAEAGIEAARTAGGRVIVVGSRTGPAADGLPRISDFTGVRATAAESGLTVELRAHTGGEAAHR, encoded by the coding sequence ATGACCGCACGGTTCCGCCCGCGCGCCCTGCTGTTCGACATGGACGGCACGCTCGTCGACTCCACCGCGGTGGTGGAGCGGGTCTGGCACGACTTCGCGGAGCGGCACGGGCTGAACGCGGCCGACATCCTCATCGACTCGCACGGCCGCCGCGGCGGCGAGACCGTCGCCCGCCACCTGCCCGCGGGCGCCGACGTGGCCGCCGAGACCGCCCGCATCGACGAGCAGGAACTGCGGGACCTGGCCGGGGTCGTGGCGATCCCCGGCGCCGCCGAACTGCTGGCCGGGCTGCCCGCCGGGAGCTGGGCGCTGGTGACCTCCGCGGGACCGGCGCTGGCCGCGCGCCGGATGGCGGCGGTGGGACTGCCGATGCCGGACGTGGTCGTCACCGGTGAGGACGTGCGGCGCGGCAAACCCGACCCGGAGGGCTACCTGCAGGCGGCGGCCGCGCTCGGCGTTCCCGCCACCGAGGCGCTGATCTTCGAGGACGCCGAGGCCGGGATCGAGGCCGCCCGCACCGCAGGCGGCCGGGTGATCGTCGTCGGCTCCCGCACCGGACCCGCGGCGGACGGGCTGCCCCGCATCTCCGACTTCACCGGTGTCCGCGCCACCGCGGCGGAATCCGGTCTCACCGTGGAACTCCGCGCGCACACCGGCGGGGAGGCCGCGCACCGCTGA
- a CDS encoding fluoride efflux transporter FluC codes for MTVALVFLGAMIGAPLRYLTDRAVQSRHDTLFPWGTLTVNVLGSMVLGGLAGAGGALPPLVSELAGVGFCGALTTYSTFGFETLRLAEDRAYFYAGLNIAISVLASVGAALLGHTAVQAVV; via the coding sequence GTGACGGTGGCATTGGTGTTCCTCGGGGCGATGATCGGTGCCCCGCTGCGCTACCTCACGGACCGCGCGGTGCAGTCCCGGCACGACACGCTGTTCCCGTGGGGGACGCTGACGGTGAACGTGCTGGGTTCGATGGTGCTCGGTGGTCTCGCCGGGGCGGGCGGGGCGTTACCGCCGCTGGTCTCGGAGCTGGCCGGTGTCGGGTTCTGCGGCGCGCTGACGACGTACAGCACTTTCGGCTTCGAGACCTTGCGGCTCGCGGAGGACCGCGCGTACTTCTACGCGGGGCTGAACATCGCGATCAGCGTGCTGGCGTCGGTGGGCGCGGCGCTGCTCGGGCACACGGCGGTGCAGGCGGTGGTCTGA
- a CDS encoding DUF190 domain-containing protein, translating into MALRMSIFLGADDRWHHKPLYHEIVKRARDAGLAGATVLRGVEGYGLSSRVHTTRLLDLAEDLPVLVVIVDSEQKVRDFLPQLDGLIGDGAVVLDEVETIVYRGSERA; encoded by the coding sequence ATGGCCTTGCGGATGTCCATATTCCTCGGTGCCGACGACCGGTGGCACCACAAACCGCTCTACCACGAGATCGTCAAGCGGGCTCGGGACGCGGGCTTGGCCGGGGCGACCGTGCTGCGCGGCGTGGAGGGCTACGGGCTGTCGTCCCGGGTGCACACGACGCGGTTGCTGGACTTGGCGGAGGACCTGCCGGTGCTGGTGGTGATCGTGGACTCGGAGCAGAAGGTGCGCGATTTCCTGCCGCAGCTGGACGGGCTGATCGGCGATGGCGCGGTGGTGCTCGACGAGGTCGAGACCATCGTCTACCGGGGGAGCGAGCGGGCGTGA
- the crcB gene encoding fluoride efflux transporter CrcB, with protein MANPDEVIDPDVDTRIPAQRRELSRTRGAVLLVIALGGGLGAISRYGVGLLLPTEPGRFPWGTFSINVFGCLLIGVLMVLITEVWTAHPLVRPFFGVGVLGGFTTFSTYAVEFGALLAPGSVLVAAAYLAGTLLCALFAVLLGVVLTRWAVVREVS; from the coding sequence ATGGCGAACCCCGACGAGGTCATCGATCCGGACGTGGACACCCGGATTCCCGCGCAACGACGCGAACTCTCCCGCACCAGAGGTGCTGTCCTGCTGGTCATCGCCCTCGGTGGCGGGCTGGGCGCGATCTCCCGCTACGGCGTGGGGCTGCTGCTGCCGACCGAGCCGGGGCGGTTCCCGTGGGGGACGTTCTCGATCAACGTGTTCGGCTGCCTGCTCATCGGCGTGCTGATGGTGCTGATCACCGAGGTGTGGACGGCGCATCCGCTGGTGCGGCCGTTCTTCGGCGTCGGAGTGCTCGGCGGGTTCACCACTTTCTCCACCTATGCGGTGGAATTCGGCGCGCTGCTGGCGCCGGGGAGCGTGCTGGTCGCGGCCGCGTACCTGGCGGGGACGCTGCTGTGCGCGCTGTTCGCGGTGCTGCTCGGCGTGGTGTTGACCCGGTGGGCCGTAGTCAGGGAGGTGAGCTGA
- a CDS encoding response regulator codes for MTEGRIGVLLVDDEPLIRSGLRAILDSEPDIAVVGEAADGADVPDQVRRAAPDVVLMDVRMPAVDGIRATEHLVAADGPPKVVVLTTFENDDHVYDALRAGASGFLLKRAGPEQIVAAVRTVAAGDSLLFPAAIRRLAAHRGATGSGGLDGAGLSAREAEVLRLMAAGLSNGEIAQRLFLGVQTVKTHVGNVLAKLGARDRTQAVIRAFESGFVPPSTGS; via the coding sequence ATGACCGAAGGCCGCATCGGCGTCCTGCTGGTGGACGACGAGCCGCTGATCCGCTCGGGGCTGCGCGCGATCCTGGACTCCGAACCGGACATCGCCGTGGTCGGTGAGGCCGCCGACGGCGCCGACGTGCCGGACCAGGTGCGCCGGGCGGCGCCCGACGTGGTGCTGATGGACGTGCGGATGCCCGCGGTGGACGGCATCAGGGCCACCGAACACCTGGTCGCCGCGGACGGGCCGCCGAAGGTGGTCGTGCTGACGACGTTCGAGAACGACGACCACGTGTACGACGCGCTGCGCGCCGGCGCCAGCGGATTCCTGCTCAAGCGGGCCGGGCCGGAGCAGATCGTCGCCGCCGTGCGCACGGTCGCCGCGGGCGATTCGCTGCTGTTCCCGGCCGCGATCCGGCGTCTCGCCGCGCACCGCGGTGCGACCGGCTCGGGCGGGCTCGACGGGGCCGGGCTGAGCGCGCGGGAGGCGGAGGTGCTGCGGCTGATGGCGGCCGGCCTGTCCAACGGCGAGATCGCGCAGCGGCTGTTCCTGGGGGTGCAGACGGTGAAGACGCACGTGGGGAACGTGCTGGCCAAGCTCGGCGCGCGGGACCGCACGCAGGCGGTGATCCGGGCGTTCGAATCGGGGTTCGTCCCGCCGTCCACCGGGAGCTGA
- a CDS encoding sensor histidine kinase → MRQWTLGPVLRGSTYRRWAYLVFGGAMLVPPLVFAAVAVPAAVPVVTGLGTAFAIGTALTLAATVAVSAVPAVRVLEGTAVRVLLDDPAPEADAAEPAVRLRMSALFVAHALVGGLVSAASLVLPVVFVLAWTAPFTGEFGLGPGGMVPVPAGWAGAWLPAAASAALLALVCVVAGTGALFGRAAAVLLGVPAGERIARLERRAERLVERDLLARELHDSVGHALSVVSVQAGAARRVLDRDRDGAEAALLAIEDSARAALEDLDHVLGLLRDEAPHEEAGLARLPALLAATEHAGIEVDAELRGDLGAVGAEPSAAAFRIVQESLTNVLRHAGKVPVVLRVEVADGSLRVRVRNPRGESRSRAVARGGRGLVGIAERVELLRGEFAAGPSGDEWEVAVRIPLEGA, encoded by the coding sequence ATGAGGCAGTGGACGCTCGGGCCGGTGCTGCGCGGTTCGACCTACCGGCGCTGGGCGTACCTGGTGTTCGGCGGGGCGATGCTGGTGCCGCCGCTGGTGTTCGCGGCGGTGGCCGTGCCGGCCGCGGTGCCGGTCGTGACAGGTCTCGGCACGGCGTTCGCCATCGGGACCGCGCTGACCCTCGCGGCGACGGTGGCCGTCTCCGCCGTGCCCGCGGTGCGGGTGCTGGAGGGGACGGCGGTGCGGGTGCTGCTCGACGACCCCGCGCCGGAGGCGGACGCGGCGGAACCGGCGGTGCGGCTGCGGATGAGCGCGCTGTTCGTGGCGCACGCCCTCGTCGGCGGGCTGGTGAGCGCGGCGAGCCTGGTGCTGCCGGTGGTGTTCGTGCTGGCGTGGACCGCCCCGTTCACCGGCGAGTTCGGGCTGGGCCCCGGGGGGATGGTGCCGGTGCCCGCCGGGTGGGCCGGCGCGTGGCTGCCCGCCGCGGCGTCGGCGGCGTTGCTGGCGCTGGTGTGCGTGGTCGCGGGCACCGGTGCGCTGTTCGGGCGGGCCGCGGCGGTGCTGCTCGGCGTCCCCGCGGGGGAGCGGATCGCGCGGTTGGAGCGGCGGGCCGAGCGGCTCGTGGAGCGCGACCTGCTGGCCCGCGAGCTGCACGATTCGGTCGGGCACGCGCTCAGCGTCGTCTCGGTGCAGGCGGGGGCCGCGCGCCGCGTGCTGGACCGCGATCGCGACGGTGCGGAGGCGGCGTTGCTGGCGATCGAGGATTCGGCCCGCGCCGCGCTGGAGGACCTCGACCACGTGCTCGGCTTGCTGCGGGACGAGGCGCCGCACGAGGAGGCGGGCCTCGCCCGGTTGCCCGCGCTGCTGGCCGCGACCGAGCACGCCGGGATCGAGGTGGACGCCGAACTGCGCGGTGACCTGGGAGCCGTCGGAGCGGAGCCGTCCGCCGCCGCGTTCCGGATCGTGCAGGAGAGCTTGACGAACGTGCTGCGCCACGCGGGCAAGGTGCCGGTCGTCCTGCGCGTCGAGGTGGCGGACGGGTCGCTGCGCGTGCGGGTGCGCAACCCGCGCGGCGAATCCCGCTCGCGCGCCGTCGCGCGCGGCGGGCGCGGCCTGGTCGGCATCGCCGAGCGCGTGGAACTGCTGCGCGGGGAGTTCGCGGCGGGGCCGAGCGGGGACGAGTGGGAGGTAGCGGTGCGGATTCCGCTGGAGGGCGCATGA
- a CDS encoding DUF3995 domain-containing protein produces the protein MAEERGERRRWGTAAAHGAAAWAALFGLVHVHWLAGGTIGLPPGTSVTSNLPLLVIDIVAIPLCAVAVAVALAPVRPWGRRVPGWLLHAAVWGSAALLAVHAAPSVVDWLALASGRLAVADLDPMARFATVVYEPVFLTGGLLFGLTGLGCLRGR, from the coding sequence ATGGCGGAGGAACGTGGTGAGCGGCGGCGGTGGGGCACCGCCGCCGCGCACGGAGCGGCGGCCTGGGCGGCGCTGTTCGGTCTCGTGCACGTGCACTGGCTGGCCGGCGGCACGATCGGCCTGCCACCGGGAACGTCCGTGACCTCGAACCTCCCGCTGCTGGTCATCGACATCGTGGCGATCCCGCTGTGCGCGGTCGCGGTGGCGGTGGCGCTGGCGCCGGTGCGGCCCTGGGGGCGCCGGGTGCCGGGGTGGCTGCTGCACGCCGCGGTCTGGGGGTCCGCGGCGCTGCTGGCGGTGCACGCGGCGCCCTCGGTCGTCGACTGGCTGGCACTGGCGTCCGGGCGGCTCGCCGTGGCGGACCTGGACCCGATGGCCAGGTTCGCCACGGTCGTCTACGAGCCGGTGTTCCTGACCGGCGGGTTGCTGTTCGGACTCACCGGCCTCGGCTGCCTGCGCGGCCGGTGA